A genome region from Bactrocera dorsalis isolate Fly_Bdor unplaced genomic scaffold, ASM2337382v1 BdCtg033, whole genome shotgun sequence includes the following:
- the LOC105229352 gene encoding uncharacterized protein LOC105229352 has translation MKAEWSKAFIVRPRDNLQSHVYIKQKKFVPSYENDPCPIPMNWLMGWEYARIWLRERDDYISARLRKSKAKRIKNDYTAWLLKRQVKPKKIS, from the exons ATGAAAGCAGAATGGTCGAAGGCGTTTATAGTGCGTCCACGCGATAATTTGCAGTCACATGTTTACATAAAACAGAAGAAATTCGTACCATCTTACGAGAATGAT CCTTGTCCTATTCCGATGAACTGGCTCATGGGCTGGGAGTACGCACGTATTTGGTTGCGTGAGCGGGATGATTATATTAGTGCACGCCTGCGCAAATCCAAAgcaaaaagaattaaaaacgaTTATACCGCTTGGCTTCTTAAACGACAAGTCAAACCTAAAAAAATCAGCTAG